One Punica granatum isolate Tunisia-2019 chromosome 3, ASM765513v2, whole genome shotgun sequence genomic window carries:
- the LOC116200075 gene encoding protein HIGH CHLOROPHYLL FLUORESCENCE PHENOTYPE 173, chloroplastic isoform X1, producing MTATSSSTTTFIYKSELLGILPLPKSRGGPVISNYSFLSTSRGGTITTRRLVPRASSEGGDDDFAKGKDPSGGSMISLEDVNPVGLGRRSRQMFDEVWRKFSGLGQISRTTRTDDEEALDLLGLREGGPMCEFAIPGAQNTTVLVVGATSRIGRIVVRKLMLRGYTVKALVRKVDSQVVDMLPRSVKIVTGDVGDPFTLKAAVEGCNKVIYCATARSPITADLYRVDHRGVYNLSKALQDYNNKLAQLRAGKSSKSKLQIAKFKSPDSLNGWEVRQGTYFQDAVAAKYDAGMDGKFEFTETGEAVFSGYVFTRGGYVELSKKLSLPIDRTLDRYEGLVLSVGGNGRSYVLILEAGPSADTTQSKLYFARISTKIGFCRVRVPFSSFRPVMPDDPPLDPFLVHTLTIRFEPRRQRPIEGAQGSKQQDLRSFKFILEFIKALPAGQETDFVLVSCTGLGIEPSRREQVLKAKRAGEDSLRRSGLGYTIIRPGPLKEEPGGQRALIFDQGNRISQGISCADVADICVKALHDSTARNKSFDVCHEYVSEQGRELYELVAHLPDKANNYLTPALSVLEKNT from the exons ATGACTGCCACTAGCAGCAGTACTACCACCTTCATCTACAAGTCTGAGCTCCTCGGCATCCTCCCCCTCCCCAAATCGCGGGGCGGCCCCGTAATCTCGAACTACAGCTTCCTCTCCACCAGCAGAGGCGGCACCATCACCACCCGCCGGCTTGTCCCCAGGGCTTCCTCCGAAGGCGGCGATGATGATTTTGCCAAGGGGAAGGATCCTTCCGGGGGATCCATGATCAGCCTGGAGGACGTCAACCCTGTGGGACTCGGCCGCCGGTCGAGACAAATGTTCGACGAGGTCTGGCGGAAGTTCTCCGGCCTCGGGCAGATCTCCAGGACTACCCGGACCGACGACGAGGAGGCCCTCGACCTCCTCGGACTCCGGGAGGGCGGCCCCATGTGCGAGTTCGCCATCCCAGGGGCGCAGAACACCACCGTCCTTGTCGTCGGAGCCACCAGCAGGATCGGCCGCATTGTGGTCCGCAAGCTCATGCTCCGGGGCTACACCGTCAAGGCCCTGGTGAGGAAGGTCGATTCCCAGGTGGTGGACATGCTCCCGAGGTCGGTCAAGATCGTGACCGGCGACGTCGGGGATCCTTTCACCCTCAAGGCCGCCGTGGAAGGCTGCAACAAGGTCATCTACTGTGCCACCGCTCGGTCCCCCATCACCGCTGACCTCTACCGGGTCGATCATCGTGGGGTTTACAACCTGTCCAAAGCATTGCAGGACTACAATAACAAGCTTGCGCAGCTCCGGGCAGGAAAGAGCAGCAAGAGCAAGCTTCAGATCGCGAAGTTCAAGTCGCCGGATTCCCTGAACGGCTGGGAGGTCCGTCAAGGCACCTACTTTCAGGATGCTGTTGCTGCAAAGTACGATGCCGGGATGGATGGAAAATTCGAATTCACAGAGACAGGGGAAGCTGTTTTCTCAG GTTATGTCTTCACCAGAGGAGGTTATGTTGAGTTGTCGAAGAAGCTGTCGCTTCCTATTGATCGCACTCTTGATAG GTATGAAGGTCTCGTCCTCTCAGTTGGAGGGAACGGTAGATCTTATGTCTTAATTCTCGAAGCTGGTCCATCGGCGGACACTACTCAAAGCAAACTGTATTTTGCTAGAATCAGTACGAAAATCGGTTTTTGTAGG GTAAGAGTGCCATTCTCATCTTTCCGCCCGGTGATGCCTGATGATCCTCCCCTAGACCCCTTCCTCGTGCATACTTTAACTATACGATTTGAGCCTAGAAGACag AGACCCATAGAAGGAGCTCAAGGGTCAAAACAGCAGGACTTGAGAAGTTTCAAGTTCATACTGGAATTCATAAAGGCCTTGCCA GCTGGGCAAGAAACGGACTTCGTCTTAGTTTCGTGTACAGGTCTTGGAATCGAACCATCCAGAAGAGAGCAGGTTCTGAAGGCCAAGAGG GCTGGAGAAGATTCACTGAGGAGGTCCGGCCTTGGTTATACAATCATTCGCCCTGGTCCCCTGAAG GAGGAACCGGGAGGTCAGCGGGCGCTCATATTCGATCAAGGGAACCggatatctcag GGCATCAGCTGTGCTGATGTTGCCGATATATGTGTAAAAGCACTGCATGACTCCACTGCAAGAAACAAGAGTTTCGAT GTATGCCATGAGTACGTCTCTGAGCAAGGGAGAGAACTTTACGAACTG GTAGCACATTTGCCAGATAAAGCGAATAACTACTTGACACCGGCATTATCTGTGCTTGAGAAAAATACCTGA
- the LOC116200076 gene encoding beta-amyrin 28-monooxygenase-like: MDLFYTCALYLAILFVSLSLTIYLIGKHKAKAHGTTGLLDLPPGQTGYWPIIRETLDFFMAGRNGTPGKFVTDRTSRYSSDVFRTSLLGVGKNVAVFCGASGNKFLFSGESKYVTWWWPRSVRMVAEFPDPDSVDGYPTDDSFAKTRRFILEFVRPEALQRYLPIMDSMAKQHLEADWAPYEEVRVFPLLMKYTFALSSRLLMGNQDPTFITRLGHMFELVASGMLSVPINFPGTARYKAIQAGKSIRFVLLPIIKRRKKEIMENKDTAVAKDLLSKMLLAEDENGQPVMTESEIGNTIIAKFLASQATSSTTITFVVKYLAEYPDVYEQVWKEQMEIARSKGPDELLNWEDIQKMRYSWMVACEVMRLSPPVPGAFRRVITDFSYSGFTIPKGWKTHWNVYSTHLDHRYFPDPEKFDPSRFQGRGPAPFTFVPFGGGPHMCPGKEYARVQILVFMHNLVIKFRWKKAIPDEKIIYKPLPVPASDLPIRIEPCI, encoded by the exons ATGGATCTTTTCTACACTTGCGCGCTTTACCTCGCCATCCTCTTtgtctccctctctctcaccATCTACCTCATCGGCAAACATAAAGCAAAAGCTCATGGCACCACCGGCCTCCTTGATCTCCCACCAGGCCAGACCGGATATTGGCCGATCATCCGGGAGACCCTGGACTTTTTCATGGCCGGTCGCAACGGTACCCCTGGGAAGTTCGTCACAGACAGGACCAGCAGATACTCCTCTGATGTCTTCCGGACTTCTCTGCTGGGTGTGGGCAAGAACGTGGCCGTGTTCTGCGGAGCTTCTGGCAACAAGTTCCTCTTCTCTGGTGAGAGCAAGTACGTCACCTGGTGGTGGCCTCGCTCCGTCAGGATGGTCGCGGAGTTCCCGGACCCCGACAGCGTGGATGGCTACCCCACGGACGATTCATTCGCCAAAACCCGGAGGTTCATTCTCGAGTTCGTAAGGCCCGAAGCGCTCCAGCGTTACTTACCTATCATGGACTCCATGGCAAAGCAGCACCTCGAAGCTGATTGGGCCCCTTATGAGGAAGTCCGGGTCTTCCCACTGCTAATGAAGTACACCTTTGCCTTGTCCAGTCGTCTCTTAATGGGCAACCAGGATCCCACCTTCATCACTAGGCTTGGGCACATGTTTGAGCTGGTCGCCTCCGGCATGCTGTCGGTGCCCATAAACTTTCCAGGGACAGCTCGCTACAAGGCGATCCAAGCAGGGAAGAGCATCCGCTTTGTTCTGCTGCCCATAATAAAGAGGAGGAAAAAGGAGATTATGGAGAACAAGGACACGGCCGTGGCGAAGGACTTGCTGTCTAAGATGCTGCTTGCGGAGGATGAGAATGGCCAGCCAGTCATGACGGAGAGTGAGATTGGTAATACGATAATAGCCAAATTCCTTGCAAGCCAAGCCACGAGCAGTACCACGATCACGTTTGTGGTGAAATATCTTGCTGAGTACCCCGATGTCTACGAGCAGGTCTGGAAAG AGCAAATGGAAATTGCGAGGAGCAAAGGCCCCGATGAGTTACTCAACTGGGAAGACATACAGAAGATGAGGTACTCCTGGATGGTTGCCTGCGAGGTCATGAGGCTGTCTCCACCTGTTCCAGGTGCCTTCCGAAGGGTGATAACGGACTTCAGTTACTCGGGCTTTACCATTCCCAAGGGTTGGAAG actCATTGGAATGTATACTCCACGCACTTGGACCACAGATACTTCCCTGATCCAGAGAAGTTTGATCCTTCAAGATTCCAGGGGAGAGGGCCTGCGCCGTTCACTTTCGTACCCTTTGGAGGAGGACCCCATATGTGCCCAGGGAAGGAGTATGCCAGGGTACAGATACTTGTTTTCATGCACAATCTGGTGATCAAGTTCAGATGGAAGAAAGCTATCCCCGATGAGAAAATCATCTACAAACCTCTTCCGGTCCCTGCCAGCGATCTTCCTATTCGCATCGAACCTTGTATCTAA
- the LOC116200075 gene encoding protein HIGH CHLOROPHYLL FLUORESCENCE PHENOTYPE 173, chloroplastic isoform X2 translates to MTATSSSTTTFIYKSELLGILPLPKSRGGPVISNYSFLSTSRGGTITTRRLVPRASSEGGDDDFAKGKDPSGGSMISLEDVNPVGLGRRSRQMFDEVWRKFSGLGQISRTTRTDDEEALDLLGLREGGPMCEFAIPGAQNTTVLVVGATSRIGRIVVRKLMLRGYTVKALVRKVDSQVVDMLPRSVKIVTGDVGDPFTLKAAVEGCNKVIYCATARSPITADLYRVDHRGVYNLSKALQDYNNKLAQLRAGKSSKSKLQIAKFKSPDSLNGWEVRQGTYFQDAVAAKYDAGMDGKFEFTETGEAVFSGYVFTRGGYVELSKKLSLPIDRTLDRYEGLVLSVGGNGRSYVLILEAGPSADTTQSKLYFARISTKIGFCRVRVPFSSFRPVMPDDPPLDPFLVHTLTIRFEPRRQRPIEGAQGSKQQDLRSFKFILEFIKALPAGQETDFVLVSCTGLGIEPSRREQVLKAKRAGEDSLRRSGLGYTIIRPGPLKEEPGGQRALIFDQGNRISQGISCADVADICVKALHDSTARNKSFDVCHEYVSEQGRELYELVPQVQRGVHVFLSCSSA, encoded by the exons ATGACTGCCACTAGCAGCAGTACTACCACCTTCATCTACAAGTCTGAGCTCCTCGGCATCCTCCCCCTCCCCAAATCGCGGGGCGGCCCCGTAATCTCGAACTACAGCTTCCTCTCCACCAGCAGAGGCGGCACCATCACCACCCGCCGGCTTGTCCCCAGGGCTTCCTCCGAAGGCGGCGATGATGATTTTGCCAAGGGGAAGGATCCTTCCGGGGGATCCATGATCAGCCTGGAGGACGTCAACCCTGTGGGACTCGGCCGCCGGTCGAGACAAATGTTCGACGAGGTCTGGCGGAAGTTCTCCGGCCTCGGGCAGATCTCCAGGACTACCCGGACCGACGACGAGGAGGCCCTCGACCTCCTCGGACTCCGGGAGGGCGGCCCCATGTGCGAGTTCGCCATCCCAGGGGCGCAGAACACCACCGTCCTTGTCGTCGGAGCCACCAGCAGGATCGGCCGCATTGTGGTCCGCAAGCTCATGCTCCGGGGCTACACCGTCAAGGCCCTGGTGAGGAAGGTCGATTCCCAGGTGGTGGACATGCTCCCGAGGTCGGTCAAGATCGTGACCGGCGACGTCGGGGATCCTTTCACCCTCAAGGCCGCCGTGGAAGGCTGCAACAAGGTCATCTACTGTGCCACCGCTCGGTCCCCCATCACCGCTGACCTCTACCGGGTCGATCATCGTGGGGTTTACAACCTGTCCAAAGCATTGCAGGACTACAATAACAAGCTTGCGCAGCTCCGGGCAGGAAAGAGCAGCAAGAGCAAGCTTCAGATCGCGAAGTTCAAGTCGCCGGATTCCCTGAACGGCTGGGAGGTCCGTCAAGGCACCTACTTTCAGGATGCTGTTGCTGCAAAGTACGATGCCGGGATGGATGGAAAATTCGAATTCACAGAGACAGGGGAAGCTGTTTTCTCAG GTTATGTCTTCACCAGAGGAGGTTATGTTGAGTTGTCGAAGAAGCTGTCGCTTCCTATTGATCGCACTCTTGATAG GTATGAAGGTCTCGTCCTCTCAGTTGGAGGGAACGGTAGATCTTATGTCTTAATTCTCGAAGCTGGTCCATCGGCGGACACTACTCAAAGCAAACTGTATTTTGCTAGAATCAGTACGAAAATCGGTTTTTGTAGG GTAAGAGTGCCATTCTCATCTTTCCGCCCGGTGATGCCTGATGATCCTCCCCTAGACCCCTTCCTCGTGCATACTTTAACTATACGATTTGAGCCTAGAAGACag AGACCCATAGAAGGAGCTCAAGGGTCAAAACAGCAGGACTTGAGAAGTTTCAAGTTCATACTGGAATTCATAAAGGCCTTGCCA GCTGGGCAAGAAACGGACTTCGTCTTAGTTTCGTGTACAGGTCTTGGAATCGAACCATCCAGAAGAGAGCAGGTTCTGAAGGCCAAGAGG GCTGGAGAAGATTCACTGAGGAGGTCCGGCCTTGGTTATACAATCATTCGCCCTGGTCCCCTGAAG GAGGAACCGGGAGGTCAGCGGGCGCTCATATTCGATCAAGGGAACCggatatctcag GGCATCAGCTGTGCTGATGTTGCCGATATATGTGTAAAAGCACTGCATGACTCCACTGCAAGAAACAAGAGTTTCGAT GTATGCCATGAGTACGTCTCTGAGCAAGGGAGAGAACTTTACGAACTG GTTCCCCAAGTACAGCGTGGAGTCCATGTTTTCCTCTCATGTTCCTCTGCCTAG